A single window of Vigna radiata var. radiata cultivar VC1973A chromosome 4, Vradiata_ver6, whole genome shotgun sequence DNA harbors:
- the LOC106759434 gene encoding uncharacterized WD repeat-containing protein C2A9.03 gives MSNHDDMNPFDQMDEDDFFDEIDYQNHGGDAALDEYEMLTKVTDTSAAQARKGKDIQGIPWERLNISRERYRLTRLEQYRNFENILTSGDAVDKESKQMEKGGNYYEFFYNTRMVKPTILHFQLRNLVWATSKHDVYLVSNYSVNHWSSISGTLSEIINFAGHVAPTERHVGNLLEGFSQTQISTLAVKDKLLVAGGFQGELTCKRLDQKGVSFCTRTTHDDNAITNAIEIYDSLSGATHIIASNNDCGVREYDTERFQLLNNFQFSWPVNHTSISPDRKLMTVVGDNLDGLLVDPQNGKTVATLVGHRDYSFASAWHPNGCTFATGNQDKTCRVWDVRHLSSPVAILRGNLGATRSIRFSSDGQYMVVAEPADFVHVYSTKADYKIRQEIDFFGEISGVCLSPDDECMYIGIWDRTYASLLQYNRKHQYQYLDAYY, from the exons ATGTCCAACCATGATGACATGAACCCTTTTGATCAAATGGACGAAGACGAtttctttgatgaaattgattACCAAAACCATGGTGGGGATGCTGCTCTTGATGAATATGAAatg CTTACTAAGGTGACTGATACATCAGCTGCTCAGGCAAGAAAGGGAAAGGACATTCAGGGAATTCCATGGGAGAGGTTGAACATATCAAGGGAAAGGTACAGGTTGACAAGGCTTGAGCAATACAGAAATTTTGAGAACATTCTTACATCTGGGGATGCTGTGGACAAG GAGTCCAAGCAAATGGAGAAGGGTGGCAACTACTATGAATTCTTCTATAACACAAGAATGGTTAAGCCTACCATCCTTCATTTTcag CTGAGAAACTTGGTATGGGCAACTTCAAAGCATGATGTCTACCTTGTCTCCAACTACTCAGTTAATCACTGGTCATCTATAAGTGGTACCTTGTCCGAGATAATCAATTTTGCGGGGCACGTGGCCCCTACGGAG AGACATGTAGGAAATTTGTTGGAAGGATTTTCTCAGACCCAGATTAGCACATTGGCTGTCAAGGATAAACTTCTTGTTGCTGGTGGCTTCCAAGGAGAGCTTACTTGTAAG CGTTTGGATCAGAAGGGAGTAAGCTTTTGTACACGGACCACACATGATGATAATGCCATAACAAATGCAATTGAAATATATGACAGCTTGAG TGGTGCAACTCATATTATTGCTTCCAATAATGATTGTGGTGTGAGAGAATATGACACAGAAAGGTTTCAGCTTTTGAATAACTTCCAGTTCTCTTGGCCAGTGAAT CACACATCAATCAGTCCAGACCGTAAGCTTATGACTGTTGTTGGAGATAACCTAGATGGGCTGCTGGTGGATCCTCAGAATGGGAAG ACTGTTGCAACTTTGGTCGGTCATCGAGATTACTCTTTTGCTTCTGCATGGCATCCCAATGGATGTACCTTTGCAACGGGGAATCAGGATAAGACTTGCAGAGTATGGGATGTTAGACACTTGTCTTCTCCTGTTGCCATTCTCAGGGGTAACCTAGGCGCAACCCGTTCTATTCGGTTTTCTTCAGATGGTCAATATATGGTGGTTGCTGAGCCTGCAGATTTTGTGCACGTTTATAGCACAAAGGCAGACTACAAAATACGGCAAGAGATTGATTTCTTTGGGGAAATTTCTGGGGTTTGTCTGAGTCCTGATGATGAGTGTATGTATATTGGAATCTGGGACAGGACATATGCAAGCTTGCTACAGTATAATAGGAAGCACCAATATCAATATCTTGATGCCTACTATTGA